The following coding sequences are from one Streptomyces sp. NBC_00536 window:
- a CDS encoding FadR/GntR family transcriptional regulator, with product MTTEGGPAQGLHAHVLDALGLAITAGEHPPGSVLRTDEVAQEFGASRTVVREVVRVLESMALVESRRRVGVTVRPADEWNVYDPRVIRWRLAGADRPRQLRSLTVLRSAVEPVAAGLAAVRATPEQCAALTEAALGMVRTSRGHQLDGYLHHDVAFHRTVLNASGNEMFARLGDVVAEVLTGRTQHAVMFHDPDPAAVTLHVRVAEAVREGDAARAEALTREIATGALEELDVLAP from the coding sequence ATGACAACCGAGGGCGGTCCCGCGCAGGGACTCCACGCACATGTGCTCGACGCCCTCGGCCTCGCCATCACCGCGGGCGAGCACCCGCCGGGCAGCGTGCTGCGCACCGACGAGGTGGCCCAGGAGTTCGGCGCCTCGCGCACCGTCGTCCGCGAGGTCGTCCGGGTGCTGGAATCCATGGCGCTCGTGGAATCCCGCCGCCGGGTCGGCGTCACCGTCCGTCCGGCCGACGAGTGGAACGTCTACGACCCGCGGGTCATCCGCTGGCGCCTGGCCGGCGCCGACCGGCCCCGCCAGCTGCGCTCGCTGACCGTGCTGCGCTCCGCCGTCGAGCCCGTCGCGGCCGGGCTCGCCGCCGTACGGGCCACGCCCGAGCAGTGCGCGGCCCTCACCGAAGCGGCCCTCGGCATGGTCCGCACCTCGCGCGGACACCAGCTGGACGGCTACCTCCACCACGACGTGGCGTTCCACCGGACCGTGCTGAACGCCTCCGGCAACGAGATGTTCGCCCGCCTCGGCGATGTCGTCGCCGAGGTGCTGACCGGCCGCACCCAGCACGCGGTGATGTTCCACGACCCCGACCCGGCCGCCGTCACCCTGCACGTGCGGGTGGCCGAGGCGGTACGCGAGGGGGACGCGGCCCGGGCCGAGGCGTTGACCCGGGAGATCGCCACGGGGGCGCTGGAGGAACTGGACGTGCTCGCCCCGTAG
- a CDS encoding ATP-binding protein, producing the protein MLAHADGSEGGPASFVGRHSELAALESALVTHRLVTLTGPGGVGKSRLARQALARRTPARPARDSTGGAADAGGRRGFPDGIHWADLSPVPDERLLAGTVADALGLADHTSRSLVDAVGEWIGERRLLLVLDCCEHLVPAVRTLVREFLGAAPHLVLLLTSRQPLGLPAEHVLEIGPLPHAAGAEDALALFRARAAEAAPQTPTPWSEERLAAARSVCVRLQGVPLALELAAAQLTDHTVEELADRLARRIGALATGRPVQPPRHRALRTAIGWSHEWCEPRERLLWLRLSVFGGPFDEAAARAVCSAAPLAEADVPPLLAALVAKSVVRRGGDGSYRMLDTIREYGAMWLAEVGEQDVLRTRHAAHFLALVRRAERDWLGPGQRAGYRRVGAAHGDVCAALDFYLATAPARALDMAGRVGFFWACCGYLHAARAYLERALAAARPEKVTRAVRVRALWALGVTLLLQGEKDAAHRLAVGCEALVMTPGDGGPADPPDGEPALALDAAYLLGLSHLLAGRPLAARIVAENALGAAPGTPFDSPARLRCHLVRVFALTGMGLFTDARAEAELLRSGCAAREEYWTRAYADYQLSLICLLESRPAESAAHARAMLESKRELGDSFGTALGLDLLAAARAAQGDGVGAARAYGTGHAYWQAVGHPQRGTPELKAVREEYERTARGALGDRAYEAAFLEGVRHGHALRARPHQRET; encoded by the coding sequence GTGCTGGCACATGCCGATGGGTCCGAAGGCGGGCCCGCGTCCTTCGTCGGGCGACACAGTGAACTGGCCGCGCTCGAAAGCGCGTTGGTAACCCACCGGCTGGTCACCCTGACCGGGCCGGGCGGCGTCGGCAAGAGTCGCCTGGCCCGGCAGGCCCTGGCCCGGCGGACCCCGGCGCGTCCGGCCCGCGACTCCACCGGCGGGGCGGCCGACGCCGGCGGGCGGCGGGGGTTCCCCGACGGGATCCACTGGGCCGACCTGTCGCCCGTCCCCGACGAACGGCTGCTCGCCGGCACCGTCGCCGACGCCCTCGGCCTCGCCGACCACACCTCGCGGTCCCTCGTGGACGCCGTGGGGGAGTGGATCGGCGAGCGCCGCCTGCTGCTCGTACTCGACTGCTGCGAGCACCTGGTCCCCGCCGTCCGCACGCTCGTCCGCGAGTTCCTCGGCGCCGCCCCGCACCTCGTCCTGCTGCTCACCAGCCGCCAGCCCCTCGGGCTGCCCGCCGAGCACGTCCTGGAGATCGGCCCGCTCCCGCACGCCGCCGGGGCCGAGGACGCGCTCGCCCTCTTCCGCGCCCGGGCCGCCGAGGCCGCGCCCCAGACACCCACCCCCTGGTCCGAGGAACGGCTCGCCGCCGCCCGGTCCGTCTGCGTACGCCTCCAGGGGGTCCCCCTCGCGCTGGAACTCGCCGCCGCCCAGTTGACGGACCACACCGTCGAGGAACTCGCCGACCGGCTGGCCCGCCGGATCGGCGCCCTGGCCACCGGCCGCCCGGTCCAGCCGCCCCGGCACCGCGCGCTGCGCACCGCCATCGGCTGGAGCCACGAGTGGTGCGAGCCGCGCGAACGCCTGCTCTGGCTGCGGCTGTCCGTCTTCGGCGGCCCCTTCGACGAGGCGGCGGCCCGCGCCGTCTGCTCCGCCGCCCCGCTCGCCGAGGCGGACGTACCGCCGCTGCTGGCGGCCCTGGTCGCCAAGTCCGTCGTACGGCGCGGCGGCGACGGCTCGTACCGCATGCTCGACACGATCCGCGAGTACGGCGCGATGTGGCTCGCGGAGGTCGGCGAACAGGACGTCCTGCGGACCCGGCACGCCGCCCACTTCCTGGCCCTGGTGCGCCGGGCCGAACGGGACTGGCTGGGCCCGGGCCAGCGCGCCGGATACCGGCGGGTCGGCGCGGCCCACGGGGACGTCTGCGCGGCCCTGGACTTCTACCTGGCCACCGCCCCCGCACGGGCGCTCGACATGGCGGGCCGGGTCGGCTTCTTCTGGGCCTGCTGCGGCTACCTGCACGCCGCCCGCGCCTATCTGGAACGGGCCCTGGCCGCCGCGCGCCCCGAGAAGGTCACCCGCGCGGTGCGGGTGCGCGCCCTGTGGGCCCTGGGGGTCACCCTGCTGCTCCAGGGCGAGAAGGACGCCGCGCACCGGCTCGCCGTCGGCTGCGAGGCCCTGGTCATGACGCCCGGGGACGGCGGCCCCGCCGACCCCCCGGACGGGGAACCGGCCCTCGCTCTGGACGCCGCCTACCTGCTGGGCCTGAGCCACCTCCTGGCCGGCCGCCCGCTCGCGGCGCGCATCGTCGCCGAGAACGCCCTCGGCGCGGCCCCCGGCACCCCCTTCGACTCCCCGGCCCGGCTCCGCTGCCACCTCGTACGCGTCTTCGCCCTCACCGGCATGGGCTTGTTCACCGACGCCCGCGCCGAGGCCGAGCTGCTGCGCTCCGGCTGCGCCGCCCGCGAGGAGTACTGGACGCGGGCCTACGCCGACTACCAGCTCTCCCTGATCTGCCTGCTGGAGAGCCGCCCGGCCGAATCCGCCGCGCACGCCCGCGCGATGCTGGAGAGCAAGCGCGAACTGGGCGACAGCTTCGGCACCGCACTCGGCCTGGACCTGCTCGCCGCCGCCCGCGCGGCCCAGGGCGACGGCGTCGGCGCCGCCCGCGCCTACGGCACCGGCCACGCCTACTGGCAGGCGGTCGGCCATCCGCAGCGCGGCACGCCGGAACTGAAGGCCGTGCGCGAGGAGTACGAGCGCACCGCGCGCGGCGCCCTGGGCGACCGGGCGTACGAGGCCGCCTTCCTGGAAGGCGTCCGACACGGCCACGCCCTGCGCGCCCGCCCGCACCAACGCGAGACCTGA
- a CDS encoding ABC transporter ATP-binding protein translates to MSMEMTAWSSLHNALNAQQERRAPTRESLRRVAAFARPHRRGLLLFLLLSIVTALLAVATPVLASRVVQAIVGGRESGTVTRLALLIALIAVVEAGLGLLTRKLSATLGEGLILDLRTAVFDHVQRMPVAFFTRTRTGALVSRLNNDVIGAQRAFSNTLSGVVANTVTLLLTLAVMLSISWQITLLALVLLPLFVIPARRTGTRMARMQREAAALNASMGTQMTERFSAPGATLVKLFGRPSDESAEFAARAARVRDIGIRTAVAQSAFITALTLVSALALALVYGLGGYYALRGTLNAGSVVALALLLTRLYAPLTALAGARVEVMSALVSFERVFEILDLEPLIAEKPDARRVPDGPVTVEFDKVSFGYPAADKVSLASLEEVATLDTRGGTQVLHEVSFRAEAGQMIALVGSSGAGKSTIAQLLPRLYDADAGAVRLNGVDVRDLTADSIRDTLGMVTQDGHLFHESVRANLLLARPEATEEDVWEALRRSRLDGLVASLPDGLDTVVGERGYRLSGGERQRLTIARLLLARQRVVILDEATAHLDSTSEAAVQEALGEALAGRTAVVIAHRLSTVQAADQILVVEEGRIVERGTHAELLAVGGRYEELYRTQFATKGAAAADEAVTGA, encoded by the coding sequence ATGTCAATGGAAATGACCGCCTGGTCCTCGCTGCACAACGCGCTCAACGCCCAGCAGGAACGCCGGGCCCCCACCCGCGAGAGCCTGCGCCGGGTCGCCGCCTTCGCCCGCCCGCACCGTCGCGGGCTGCTGCTCTTCCTCCTGCTGAGCATCGTCACCGCCCTGCTCGCGGTCGCCACCCCGGTGCTCGCCAGCCGGGTCGTCCAGGCCATCGTCGGCGGCCGGGAGAGCGGTACGGTCACCCGGCTCGCCCTGCTCATCGCGCTGATCGCGGTGGTCGAGGCGGGCCTGGGCCTGCTCACCCGCAAGCTGTCGGCCACCCTCGGCGAGGGGCTGATCCTCGATCTGCGCACGGCGGTCTTCGACCACGTGCAGCGGATGCCGGTCGCCTTCTTCACCCGGACCCGGACCGGGGCCCTGGTCAGCCGCCTCAACAACGACGTCATCGGCGCGCAGCGGGCGTTCAGCAACACCCTCTCCGGGGTGGTCGCCAACACGGTGACCCTGCTGCTGACGCTGGCCGTCATGCTGAGCATCTCCTGGCAGATCACCCTGCTCGCGCTGGTGCTGCTGCCGCTGTTCGTGATCCCGGCACGGCGTACGGGCACCCGCATGGCGCGGATGCAGCGCGAGGCGGCGGCCCTCAACGCTTCCATGGGCACCCAGATGACCGAGCGGTTCTCGGCGCCCGGCGCCACGCTGGTCAAGCTCTTCGGGCGGCCCTCGGACGAGTCGGCCGAGTTCGCGGCCCGGGCGGCCCGGGTGCGGGACATCGGGATCCGCACCGCGGTCGCCCAGTCCGCCTTCATCACCGCCCTCACCCTGGTCTCGGCGCTCGCCCTGGCCCTGGTCTACGGGCTCGGCGGGTACTACGCGCTGCGCGGCACCCTCAACGCCGGTTCCGTGGTGGCCCTGGCGCTGCTGCTGACCCGGCTGTACGCGCCGCTGACCGCGCTCGCCGGGGCGCGGGTCGAGGTGATGAGCGCGCTGGTCAGCTTCGAGCGGGTCTTCGAGATCCTCGACCTCGAACCGCTGATCGCCGAGAAGCCGGACGCCCGCCGGGTGCCGGACGGCCCGGTGACGGTGGAGTTCGACAAGGTCTCCTTCGGCTACCCGGCCGCCGACAAGGTCTCGCTCGCCTCGCTGGAGGAGGTGGCGACGCTGGACACCCGGGGCGGTACGCAAGTGCTGCACGAGGTCTCGTTCCGCGCCGAGGCGGGGCAGATGATCGCGCTGGTGGGCTCGTCCGGAGCCGGCAAGTCCACCATCGCGCAGCTCCTGCCCCGGCTGTACGACGCCGACGCGGGCGCGGTCCGGCTGAACGGGGTCGACGTACGCGATCTGACCGCCGATTCGATCCGCGACACCCTCGGCATGGTCACCCAGGACGGGCACCTCTTCCACGAGTCGGTGCGCGCGAACCTGCTGCTGGCCCGGCCGGAGGCCACCGAGGAGGACGTGTGGGAGGCCCTGCGCCGCTCACGGCTGGACGGGCTGGTCGCCTCGCTGCCGGACGGACTGGACACGGTGGTGGGCGAGCGCGGCTACCGGCTCTCCGGCGGCGAACGCCAACGCCTCACCATCGCCCGGCTGTTGCTGGCCCGCCAGCGGGTGGTGATCCTCGACGAGGCCACGGCGCACCTGGACTCCACCTCCGAGGCGGCGGTGCAGGAGGCGCTGGGCGAGGCGCTCGCCGGGCGGACGGCCGTGGTGATCGCGCACCGGCTGTCGACCGTGCAGGCGGCCGACCAGATCCTGGTCGTCGAGGAGGGCCGGATCGTGGAGCGCGGCACGCATGCCGAACTGCTGGCCGTGGGCGGGCGGTACGAGGAGCTGTACCGGACCCAGTTCGCGACGAAGGGCGCCGCGGCGGCGGACGAGGCCGTCACGGGCGCGTGA